In the Deltaproteobacteria bacterium genome, CCCCGAATGTCTCCTGTTCTCTGCGGAGAAACTCGAGCCCCCTGGCAACCGGCGGGAAATCACGACCATATCCGAGCATGGCCAACATCTCGATGCAGCGCCCTGTCAGATCGGATGTGCTCGGATCCAGGAGCGCCCCATGATCGGCAAAGGGGATGTTGTTCAGGTACAGGTAGTTGTTGTCGATATCAAAGGCCCCCCATCCCCCGTCAGAACTCTGCATGCCGATCACCCAGTTGACCGCCTTTCTGATGTTTTCCCGATGGGCACCCTGATTCAAGGCCCCTGCCCGAAGCAGCGCCATAAGGACCATCGGCGTGTCGTCGACATCCGGGTAAAGGGTGTTTTCAAACTGAAAGGCCCAGCCTGCCGGTTCCAGATCAGGGGCCCGATAGCTCCAGTCCCCGGGGACCCGTATAAGGTTCTCAAAGAGCCAGTCTATGGCCTTTTGGACCGCCTCATCTTCAGGGGCCGTGCCGGCCTCGAGCATCGCCGATAGACTCAGGCACGTATCCCATACGGGAGAGACGCACGGCTGGCAACAGGCCTCCTCTCCGTGATCCACCAGAAGATCGTCGATGGCCTTCAGCCCCCGGACAACATCGGGGTGATGATCCGGATACCCCAGCACCCTGAGGGCCATCACCGCATTGGCCATGGCCGGAAAGATGGCGCCGATGCCCCCCACGCCCTGCATCCGCTCCACGGTCCAGCGTTCGGCAAGCCGGATGGCCCTTTCCCGTGAGGGCCTGGCGATCAGGGGATCGGCCATTTTGAGGATGCGGTCCAGAAAGATAAACAGGTTTTTGATCAGATGGCGGGGGATCAGGTGATCCAGGTGACGGAGGTCCTGGGGCGATTCCACGAACAACTCGGATACGCCTTCCTCCGGCCGCAGCTCACAGACCGGGTGCTTGGCATTGAGGATCAGAAGAGGGACGATCACGGTCCGGGACCAATACGAGACTTTCCGAAGATGAAAAAAGAACCACTTCGGCAGGAGCATGATCTCCACCGGCATGGCAGGGGTCGTCCGCCAGAGGACCTGACCGAACAGGGCCAGGGTGATCCGGGTGAAGACGTTTACCCTGGCGGCGCCCCCCAGGCCCAGAATAAACTCCCGCGCCCTGACCATATGGGGGGCGTCCGGCGAGTCTCCCAACTGTTTCAAGGCAAAATAGGCCTTGACCGAGGCGCTGATATCGCCCGCGCCCCCATAGTAGAGGGGCCAGCCGCCGTCTTCGAGCTGTCTGTGGCGCAGATACCGGCCGATCTTTGCTCTGAGTTCAGGGGTGGTCTTGCGGCCCAGAAATCGCTGAAGCAGGATGTATTCCGACGGGATAGTCGTGTCTGCCTCCACGTCGAAAACCCAGTATCCTCTGGCGTTCTGGATAGACAGAAACCGTTCCCTTGCCCTCTCGATGACCTCATCCAGTCGTTTGACTGCGAACAAAGAGGTTGTGGGCGCCGCCGCTTTTGCAGCGGCCTCCGGGACAGGGGCAGATTCGTGGGTGGGACGCGGAGCTCTTTTTGAGGTGGTAAAGGCCTTGAGCGCTGTACGAATACTCTGTTTCATTCACTCGCCTCAACTGCTTCATTAAGAAATAGCGCCGTCACCATCTGATCACCCCTCGAGCTATTAAAAGAAAGACCCATTCGGACAATCTTTCCGTTTCGTTCGAATTTACATCTCAAAATGCTGTCCCTCTTCCTGTGATGCGTCCTGCTGAAGCTGGTGCAACAGGGTATACACTCGGCTTCTGAGCCCCGGCCAGGCAACAACTACCCTAACAGAGACCCAGAAAAACACAGTTATAAAAAATCCCGCATAATAGAGCACTACACCTGGAGCGGGGTGCAGATTTCTGCAACATGTTACGACCCATATATATGAAAATTTTTAAAAATTCAAGTAAAATTAGCAGGGCGGACGCGTTTTGTTCTGTCCCCTGTTCAGCAACCCAACCGCGCTCACCGTTATGGTTACGGTATTGAATGTTTCTTCCACCTTCCCTTTGAGGATATAAGGACGTGCCGCGTTCAACATATGGCAATATCTGTGGTACACCTTGGGGAAAAATACGGCCTCATAAGGGGCGGTAAGGTCCTCAAAGGTCATAAATTTCATCGGTTCCCCCTTTTGCGTATGCACCGTCTTTCCGGTGACAGGCCATCCGATGAGGGTGACCTCCCTGCCGATCCGGGAAGAAAGGTCCCGGGCCCGGACATAATCGAGGCTGTTCAGGATATCCCCATAAAGGGCAAGGGGGTGGACCGAAAGGACAAAGCCGAAGACCTCGGCCTCATGCTGCAGCATGACCTGCCTGGGATATGGCGCCCGGGATCCGGCGGCGCCGGGCCCCGGGGCAGGGGCCTGCAAATGGCGAAACAGACTGTCCGAGTGTTTTCCCGTTTCCCGGGCAAAAAACCGGAGCGCCTCCCACATGAGTCCGGGTCTGGAGGTATCCCGGGCAACGCCGTCAAAACAGCCCCCCTTGATGAGGGCCTTGACGTCCTGAAGATGGAGATGGGGTGTGGTTCGATAGAGAAAACTGTCAAGGGAGACAAAGGGTCCCCGCTTCATCCGTTCATGGACAACGGCTTCCCTGGTCTCCTGAGAAAGGCCCTTCAACTGCATCAGACCGACCCGGATCTGCCGGTCTCTGCCGATATAGGGAATCTCGCTGCGGTTGATATCCGGGGGGAGGACCTGTATCCCCATACGCCTCGCCTCGGATATATAGCTGAGGGTGGTGTAGTAGCCCCCCTGGTTGGAGATGACCGCTGCCATGAATTCGGCCGGGTAATGGGCCCTGAGCCAGGCCGACTTATAGGCCACCAGGGTGTAGCTGGCGGAATGGGGTTTGCAGAAGCTGTACCCGTCAAAGCCGATCATCATCTGCCAGACCGCCTCAATGACCCCCCGGTCCACCCCCCGGTCAGAGGCCCC is a window encoding:
- the shc gene encoding squalene--hopene cyclase, with translation MKQSIRTALKAFTTSKRAPRPTHESAPVPEAAAKAAAPTTSLFAVKRLDEVIERARERFLSIQNARGYWVFDVEADTTIPSEYILLQRFLGRKTTPELRAKIGRYLRHRQLEDGGWPLYYGGAGDISASVKAYFALKQLGDSPDAPHMVRAREFILGLGGAARVNVFTRITLALFGQVLWRTTPAMPVEIMLLPKWFFFHLRKVSYWSRTVIVPLLILNAKHPVCELRPEEGVSELFVESPQDLRHLDHLIPRHLIKNLFIFLDRILKMADPLIARPSRERAIRLAERWTVERMQGVGGIGAIFPAMANAVMALRVLGYPDHHPDVVRGLKAIDDLLVDHGEEACCQPCVSPVWDTCLSLSAMLEAGTAPEDEAVQKAIDWLFENLIRVPGDWSYRAPDLEPAGWAFQFENTLYPDVDDTPMVLMALLRAGALNQGAHRENIRKAVNWVIGMQSSDGGWGAFDIDNNYLYLNNIPFADHGALLDPSTSDLTGRCIEMLAMLGYGRDFPPVARGLEFLRREQETFGGWFGRWGVNYIYGTWSVLKGLGRLGEDVSQPYIQKAVDWLKSCQNPDNGWGETCYSYKDPSLAGKGESTPSQTAWALLGLMAVGEVESSAVQRGIHYLLTHQDSDGRWDEQIFTGTGFPNVFYLRYHGYAQFFPLWALGEYRRLRAGRSTRQEEVSLASPAGWSFPALKIRS